The genomic stretch GAGCTCAACCATAATCCATATAAACGACGACGTTTGACTCTGATGCTAAATATCAGAAGACAGAATTCACCAAGCAAAACCATAACTAAGGTACAATTCTATTGATTACACACCCCAAGCTCAAATTCCAGCTTCCAAACATTCCATGAGTAATTTCAAGGAACCCTAAAAAGATAGGTTTTGTGAATAACGAATTCAGTTAAAACATTATTCTCCCGAAGCAGGAGTCCCATATTTAAGAGAAGAAATCAAAGATCCAAAAGGAAAATTTCCCAATTCCTGTTCAAAGATTTCTCTACTCAAGGAGCTGAACAAGTGAAATGTAATCTGATCCAAACCGAAAACGCCCAATTGAATAAACCCTAAATCtccaaaaatcgccaaattctAATTTCGAACAAAATTACTCATTTTTCAGCCCTATATGGAACGAAATCAGCCGACTCAAAAACCGCAGATCCCGAAAGAACACGTTAAAATCATCAATCAGAAAAAAGTGAGCGCTCACAAGAGCCAGAGGGTGCGAGAGAAATACCTTCTCATCCTGGTGAAGAGCGATCCAGACATGGACCTTGTCCATTGTTTCCCAGAAAAGGAATGCTCCAAATGACATAGCGAAAAACGTCCCAACTTTCACCATCTTGGAAAAATTGCAGCAAAATCAACGATTTCCCGAGAAGCTGAGTTCACACTACCTGTGAATTTTGGCCATTGTAAAGTTGAAGACTCATATGCGGCATGTCAACCAAAACGACATCGTTttcatataaaatttaaaacgaCGGCGTTCAAGCAATCCCATTGCAGTGTAATTTCATCATtgaaaaaatttgtaaaaaatattAGCAGAGtgtaatttgaataaatttcaaaaccttataaataaataattaagcaaTGGAAAAAGGCTCAAAAACAACTTCCAAATAATACATCGCTGATCGCTTCGATGTGACATCCAAATAATATTCGTAAGTATTCTAGTTTTCATTTTGGTTTATATATACTCGAAGAATATAGAATTGCAAAGAATGCATTTGTTTTTTTAACTTGATAAAATGTATTTTAGTATTCGGTTTTATGTGAAATGACTTCACATTTTCCCTAAATTGTTGCATGCAATGACAAGccagtaaaataaaagaagttGAATGTGACAAACGCAAAAAGATTTCAATTTAGATATTAAAATTGATGGGGAGATAATTTTTCTTTAGAGAGAATTTGTCATTCTCAGGTAAACTAAGTACTCCAGTATTTGATTTTTCTCAAATATACATATCTACACAAATAAAGAAGAAACTGTAATGTTTGTACTTTGTTGAAACAACTTATGTGAAAGTTTTGGTTCTTTACAGTTGGATTAAATCTAATTTTTAGAATAGATTTATAATTCAATTAGAATCTCATAAATAAGATTCTCATAGACTAATATGGgctatttcttcttcttctttttttggccGAGTGTGTATACATCATAAAATGTTAAAATGTTTACCAAAATTTTAAGATAGGATTTCGATACATCTGCAGTCATTTGTTTGTTCATATTCTATTATTCTGGTAGATGCTACCTATGATGACTTCAAACATCTGTCTTCATCTTGATCCTGCAATCTAGCCAAAGCCTTGTGCCTGCCTGCATATTATATGATGTCTCCACTTTCATTATTTATACCaaaatctagagagagaagatGTGATCATTACGTGTACTATATATCAAACATTTTCACTACTTACAatctcaaaagaaaaaaatgagagacCTTTTGAGGTGTGCTGATAGTGTTGACAGACTGCTCATGCTTATAGGCACCGTGGCCGCCATCGGAGAAGGCCTCTCGTCTCCTGTCACCATGTACATGTTGAGCGGAGCAATAGACGCGTTTGGCAGCGCAAATCAGTCCATTTCCAACGGCGTAGTGAATAAGGTTTGatcaaaaaaattgttttttatatgaTTTGAATTATGCCTTTAACATACCTTTTTTTAATCTGTTCTTTTCTCGTGCAGTATGCACTTAGGTTGCTTTATGTTGGTGTAGGAATTGCATTTTGTGGTTTGTTAGGTTTGTATCTATAATCTTGGCCTATTTTTTATAGCAAATAGTAGAAATTTGTGTgcaagattgaatttttatgCAGAGGGGCTTTGCTGGACAAAAACTGCTGAGAGGCAGACATCAAGAATGAGGGTGGAGTATCTGAGATCAGTTCTAAGGCAAGAAGTCGGATTCTTCGACAGCGAAGATGTTTCTTCTAGAACCTTCCAGATAGTCTCAAGCACATCCACAGATGGTCACACCATCCAAGATGTCATAGCCAACAAGGTTATAGCATTTCTTGATTTCCTCTCTATGTTTGCCTTTTTTATGGGAGTTGAGTGTATCTCTTCTCTTGCAGATTCCAAATTCCCTCGTGCAGTTCTCCTCGCTCGTGTTTGGTGTTGCTGTCGCCTTCTTTCTCTCGTGGAGACTAGCACTAGCCTCTCTCCCATTGGTGATCAGCTTCATCATCCCGGTTTTGGCCTTTGGGAAGGTGATGACTGAGATGGGCATCAAGAGCAAAGATGCATATGGCGAGGCAGGCGACATTGTGGAGCAGGCGGTCTCCAACATACGGACTGTCTACTCGTACGTGGCTGAGGCGAAGACTGTGGAAAACTACAGCAGCGCGCTTCAAGAGAGCACTAATCTCGGGATCAGGCAAGGACTGATGAAAGGGTACATGATAGGGAGCATGGGGGTGATGTTTGCTACGTGGGCGTTTCAGGCGTGGGTCGGGGGCCTCCTCGTCTCAGAAAAGGGCGAAAATGGAGGCCGTGTCTTCATTGCTGGAACCTGCATCATCCTAGGAGGAATGTAAGCTAAGCCCCAAAACATACAAGAAAAAACACATCCCATGTTAAAAAATTAGACCTGATTTGTTATATGTCCATTTTTTTCAGATCCTGCATAACAGCTCTGCCTAATGTGCCATACATCACAGATGCATCGGCTGCTTCAAAGAGGATATTCGAGATGATCAACCGGAACACTGACATTGAcgttgaagatgaaaatgggaAGATTTTGGCAGCTGTGAAGGGGCAGATTGAGTTCAGACAAGTTCATTTCAGCTATCCATCAAGAAAAGATGAGGCAGTTTTTAAAGGGCTCTGCCTCAAGATTAGGCCTGGCCAGAAAGTTGGCCTTGTGGGTGGAAGTGGCTCCGGGAAGTCGACAGTCGTCTCGTTGCTCGAGAGATTTTACGATCCTACAAAAGGAGACATATTACTTGATGGCCACAGGATCAAGAAATTGCAGTTGAAATGGTATAGGTCTCAATTTGGCCTAGTAAGCCAAGAGCCAGTGTTGTTTGCCACATCCATAAAGGAAAATATTCTGTTTGGGAAAGAAGATGCTTCTCTTGAAGAGATCATAGCTGCGGCTAGGGTCGCCAACGCGCATGATTTCATCATCGAGTTCCCTCAGGGATACGACACGCAAGTAGGGCAGCTCGGAGTTCAGCTGTCAGGAGGGCAGAAGCAGAGGATCGCGATAGCACGAGCATTAGTCAGGGACCCGAGGATCCTCTTGCTAGATGAAGCTACAAGCGCGCTTGACTCACAGTCCGAGAGCCTCGTACAGGAGGCCATCGAGCAAGCTGCACAGGGCCGGACAACAGTACTAATAGCTCACCGGCTCTCCACAATCCGAGCCGTTGACACAATCATGGTTCTAGAATCAGGGAGGGTGGCAGAATCAGGCAGACATGATGAGCTGATGGAGATCAACGGCGGGATCTACAGACGAATGATGGATCTCCAGACGTCGTCTATGCACAATGAGGCCACATCATACAAAATTGGTCAATTTTCACATAGACTGATGAATTCCCAAAGTTTTAGATCTTTCAACGACTCTAGCATACAGGGTAGCCCTGCTTCCCCCTTCGCGCCTACATTGCCCCTAAGCTTGCTCTCTTCCATCCAAAACAGCCCGACCTCCTCATTCAGTGCCCCTTGTGGAGGAGACGAAGGGTCAGACTGTTCATCTCCTCCAGATCCTTCACTCTGGCAGTTGCTGCATATGAACTCGCCAGAGTGGAGGAGAGCCTTACTAGGCTGCTTAGGAGCAATCGCATTCGGAGCAGTCCACCCCATAAATGCATACTGCATGGGAGCTCTTGTCTCTGCTTACTTCGAGACTACGCCCTCAAAGATCAAGTCAGAGACGAGGCTCTACTGCATTGTCTTTTTAGGACTTGGAGTCGCCACCTTCGTCTCGAATATACTCCAGCACCACAACTTCGCAATCATGGGGGAGAGGCTAACGAAGCGCCTCTCCGTAATGGTCCTTGAGAAAATCCTAACATTTGAGATCGCCTGGTTCGAGAAAAACGTGAATTCGAGTGCTGCAGTTTGTGCTAGGCTCTCCACAGAGGCGAACATGGTCCGTTCTCTCGTGGGGGACCGCATGTCCCTGCTCATGCAGGTCTCCACGAACGCCTTCCTTTCCTTCGCCCTCGGCCTAGTAGTTGCGTGGAGACTCGCGGCCGTGCTGATCGCCATCCAGCCCGTGATCATCACCAGCTTCTACTTAAAATCGGTACTGATGAAACAAATGTCGATCAGAGCCCAGGAAGCCCAATACGAAGGAAGCCAACGAGCAAGTGAAGCAGTGATGCTTCACAGAAGCATCACAGCTTTCTCCTTACAGGGAAAGATTCTTTCCCTGTTTGAGGCCACCCTGGCAGTGCCGCGGGCACAGAGCCTGCGCCACTCCTGGATATCAGGGGCAGGGCTCTGCGCCTCGCAGTTCTTGACAGTGGCCAGCATAGCGTTGGCCTTCTGGTACGGTGGCACACTGATGGCGCGAGGGCAGTTAAGCGCAAGGCAACTCTTCCTCGCCTTCTTCATCCTCATGAGCACCGGCAAGACCATTGCCGATGCTGGCGCCACATCGTCCGACACAGCTAAAAGCCGTAGCGCGGTGATTTCTGTCTTTGCGGTGCTGGCCCGTGAAGGCAAGACTCACAGGGCAGGAGCGAAGGTAGACAAGGTTGAGGGTAAAATAGAATTCGACAACGTCTACTTCTCCTACCCGTCCCGCCCCGCGCAGGTGATCTTGCGGGGGCTTTCCCTTAGGATCGAGGCGGGGAAGACGATAGCGCTTGTTGGAGATAGTGGCTGTGGGAAATCAACCGTTGTCGCGCTGATCGAGAGGTTTTACGATCCAATGAAGGGGACGCTTCTGATTGACGGCCGTGATGTTAGGACATATGATTTGAGAGAGATGAGATTGCAGATTGCGTTGGTGAGCCAAGAACCGGTGCTTTTTGCAGGAACCATCCGTGAAAACATAATCTATGGCAGAGATGGCGCCACGGAGTCTGAAATCGAGCATGCTGCAACGCTAGCAAATGCTCATGAATTCATAAGGTATATCATttgttatttttcaaattttgtaaaGTGTGATGACGATAAGAAATTGAACATCTTTCGTGAGATTTATTTGGGCATTTTCAAATAAAAGGGCAAAACATTTTTTGAAAATCAGTTAATTCAGTTATGTAATTTTTGTCAGTTCAACAAAGGATGGGTACAATACATTTTGTGGGGACAGAGGAATCCAGCTGTCGGGAGGGCAGAAGCAGCGAATAGCGCTGGCTCGCGCCATTTTAAAGAATCCTAAGATCCTTCTTCTTGATGAGGCAACGAGCGCTCTGGACAGCTTGTCGGAAAATCTAGTGCAAGAAGCTCTAGATAAGGTTATGATTGGCCGGACTAGCGTCGTTGTCGCCCACCGCCTCTCGACAATACAGATGGCCGACAACATTGTATTCATCAAGAACGGGAAGGTCGTGGAAGAAGGAAGTCACTCTGATCTAATTGCCCATGGAGATGGTGGTTTCTACTATTCTCTAG from Salvia splendens isolate huo1 chromosome 15, SspV2, whole genome shotgun sequence encodes the following:
- the LOC121766651 gene encoding ABC transporter B family member 15-like, with the translated sequence MRDLLRCADSVDRLLMLIGTVAAIGEGLSSPVTMYMLSGAIDAFGSANQSISNGVVNKYALRLLYVGVGIAFCGLLEGLCWTKTAERQTSRMRVEYLRSVLRQEVGFFDSEDVSSRTFQIVSSTSTDGHTIQDVIANKIPNSLVQFSSLVFGVAVAFFLSWRLALASLPLVISFIIPVLAFGKVMTEMGIKSKDAYGEAGDIVEQAVSNIRTVYSYVAEAKTVENYSSALQESTNLGIRQGLMKGYMIGSMGVMFATWAFQAWVGGLLVSEKGENGGRVFIAGTCIILGGISCITALPNVPYITDASAASKRIFEMINRNTDIDVEDENGKILAAVKGQIEFRQVHFSYPSRKDEAVFKGLCLKIRPGQKVGLVGGSGSGKSTVVSLLERFYDPTKGDILLDGHRIKKLQLKWYRSQFGLVSQEPVLFATSIKENILFGKEDASLEEIIAAARVANAHDFIIEFPQGYDTQVGQLGVQLSGGQKQRIAIARALVRDPRILLLDEATSALDSQSESLVQEAIEQAAQGRTTVLIAHRLSTIRAVDTIMVLESGRVAESGRHDELMEINGGIYRRMMDLQTSSMHNEATSYKIGQFSHRLMNSQSFRSFNDSSIQGSPASPFAPTLPLSLLSSIQNSPTSSFSAPCGGDEGSDCSSPPDPSLWQLLHMNSPEWRRALLGCLGAIAFGAVHPINAYCMGALVSAYFETTPSKIKSETRLYCIVFLGLGVATFVSNILQHHNFAIMGERLTKRLSVMVLEKILTFEIAWFEKNVNSSAAVCARLSTEANMVRSLVGDRMSLLMQVSTNAFLSFALGLVVAWRLAAVLIAIQPVIITSFYLKSVLMKQMSIRAQEAQYEGSQRASEAVMLHRSITAFSLQGKILSLFEATLAVPRAQSLRHSWISGAGLCASQFLTVASIALAFWYGGTLMARGQLSARQLFLAFFILMSTGKTIADAGATSSDTAKSRSAVISVFAVLAREGKTHRAGAKVDKVEGKIEFDNVYFSYPSRPAQVILRGLSLRIEAGKTIALVGDSGCGKSTVVALIERFYDPMKGTLLIDGRDVRTYDLREMRLQIALVSQEPVLFAGTIRENIIYGRDGATESEIEHAATLANAHEFISSTKDGYNTFCGDRGIQLSGGQKQRIALARAILKNPKILLLDEATSALDSLSENLVQEALDKVMIGRTSVVVAHRLSTIQMADNIVFIKNGKVVEEGSHSDLIAHGDGGFYYSLVKLQHHSLSKSL